In Candidatus Methanosphaera massiliense, the following are encoded in one genomic region:
- the surE gene encoding 5'/3'-nucleotidase SurE, translating into MKILITNDDGIHSSGLLAVNNAVKDFGETTIIAPVTQQSGVGHAITLMKPLRAYDTKLKDGTIGYAVTGTPTDCVIIGSQGIMDEQPDLIISGINTGENLAKSITTSGTLGATFEASTFNIPAIAVSIQVIREDIKFKDGAHEIDYSFAEKILNKLVKKVMKQGMPDGVDILNLNVPSKPKSEEIIQAPFADRMYSTNVEKRIDPYGHPYYWIVGSLTGEEDVGTDVHTLRVLRQPVVTPISTDMDANVDITKWLEE; encoded by the coding sequence ATGAAAATCTTAATAACGAACGATGATGGAATACATTCTAGTGGTCTTCTAGCTGTGAATAATGCTGTGAAGGATTTTGGAGAAACAACAATAATAGCACCAGTAACACAGCAAAGTGGTGTAGGACATGCAATAACATTAATGAAACCTTTAAGAGCTTATGATACAAAATTAAAGGATGGAACTATAGGATATGCGGTAACAGGAACACCTACTGACTGTGTGATAATAGGGTCACAGGGTATTATGGATGAACAGCCTGATCTTATAATATCTGGTATAAATACTGGTGAGAATTTAGCTAAATCAATTACAACATCCGGAACTTTAGGCGCTACTTTCGAAGCATCAACATTTAATATACCTGCAATTGCTGTATCTATACAGGTTATACGTGAAGATATTAAATTTAAAGATGGTGCACATGAAATTGATTATAGTTTTGCTGAGAAGATACTTAATAAATTAGTTAAAAAGGTCATGAAACAGGGAATGCCGGATGGAGTAGATATTTTAAATTTAAATGTACCATCAAAACCTAAATCTGAGGAAATTATTCAAGCTCCATTTGCTGATAGAATGTATAGTACTAATGTAGAAAAAAGAATAGATCCATATGGTCATCCTTACTATTGGATAGTGGGCAGTCTTACAGGAGAAGAAGATGTTGGAACAGATGTACACACATTACGGGTATTACGCCAACCTGTAGTAACACCAATATCAACAGATATGGATGCTAATGTAGATATTACTAAATGGTTAGAAGAATAA
- a CDS encoding restriction endonuclease: protein MEKDRLVNFIATIMEDSGFRITKNYKIANQVIDIYGVLNTSVGEVNVIVACKNYEEPWKIGLDVLKDMENAARATNASKIIIFTTSSYTHSAAVYAQKRNIKLVDRKGLIKIAKNYAAKRTIVTEPTDEEDYDDYEYYEPVNTKPASLNPHRGSNRSSSHSLFKRNNNNNRNINYSRPSYSSRNRLSNVGSSVSHVSVNMGGVLDFFKNHTIVYMIVLLIIASAVSYLFNIMTMGPYTGIGKIGTSAVICFGGLLLVDRNLSDVLFKGFVLFFISLIIAIATLTM from the coding sequence TTGGAAAAAGATCGATTGGTTAATTTTATTGCTACTATCATGGAAGATAGTGGTTTTAGAATAACAAAAAATTATAAAATAGCTAATCAAGTAATTGATATCTATGGTGTTCTTAATACTTCTGTAGGAGAAGTTAACGTAATAGTAGCTTGTAAAAACTATGAAGAACCCTGGAAGATAGGATTAGATGTATTAAAAGATATGGAAAATGCAGCAAGAGCTACCAATGCATCTAAAATAATCATATTTACAACAAGTAGTTATACACATAGTGCAGCAGTATATGCACAAAAAAGAAATATTAAACTTGTAGACAGAAAAGGATTAATAAAAATAGCTAAAAACTATGCGGCAAAACGTACCATAGTAACAGAGCCAACAGATGAAGAAGACTATGATGACTACGAATACTATGAACCGGTTAATACTAAACCAGCTAGTCTAAATCCACATCGAGGTAGCAATAGAAGTAGCTCCCACTCCTTATTTAAAAGAAATAACAATAATAATAGAAATATTAATTATTCAAGACCATCTTACTCTTCACGTAACAGATTAAGTAATGTTGGTTCTAGTGTAAGTCATGTTTCAGTGAATATGGGTGGAGTATTAGATTTCTTCAAAAACCATACCATAGTATACATGATAGTATTATTAATTATTGCATCAGCAGTATCTTACTTATTTAATATAATGACAATGGGACCATACACAGGTATAGGTAAAATTGGTACAAGTGCAGTAATTTGTTTCGGTGGATTACTACTGGTGGATAGAAACCTATCTGATGTATTATTCAAAGGATTTGTATTATTCTTTATATCACTAATAATAGCTATTGCAACATTAACAATGTAA
- a CDS encoding branched-chain amino acid transaminase, which produces MAFDETGKIWFNGELIDWKDAQIHVMSHVVHYGSSVFEGLRCYDTEKGPAVFRLKDHMKRLENSAKVYRMDIPYTLDEMCEAVKDTININNIRSCYIRPIVFRGYQELGVYPLNCPIETVIGVWAWGQYLGEDALEQGIDVCTSSWRKMAPDTMPNLAKAGSNYMNSQLAKIEATSNGYKESILLNYNGEVAEGTGENVFFVEDGELYTPNIGSSVLKGITRDTVITIAKDLGYKVHEERIPRERLYTADEVFFTGTAAELSPIRSIDKIQIGKGKRGPVTKKIQEHLFDVLNNKVEDKYGWLDFI; this is translated from the coding sequence ATGGCATTCGATGAAACAGGAAAAATCTGGTTCAATGGAGAATTAATAGACTGGAAAGACGCTCAAATACATGTAATGTCACACGTAGTTCACTATGGTAGTAGTGTATTTGAAGGTCTTAGATGCTATGATACAGAAAAAGGACCAGCAGTATTCAGATTAAAAGACCACATGAAAAGATTGGAAAACTCAGCAAAAGTATACAGAATGGACATCCCATACACACTAGATGAAATGTGTGAAGCTGTCAAGGATACAATTAACATAAACAATATCCGATCTTGTTACATAAGACCAATCGTATTCAGAGGATATCAGGAATTAGGTGTTTACCCATTAAACTGTCCTATAGAAACAGTTATAGGTGTTTGGGCATGGGGTCAATATCTCGGTGAAGATGCATTAGAACAAGGAATAGATGTATGCACTTCCTCTTGGAGAAAAATGGCACCTGACACTATGCCAAACCTAGCTAAAGCTGGATCAAACTATATGAACTCACAATTAGCTAAAATAGAAGCAACTTCTAATGGTTACAAGGAAAGTATATTACTAAACTATAATGGTGAGGTAGCAGAAGGTACTGGTGAAAACGTGTTCTTTGTAGAAGATGGTGAACTATACACCCCAAACATTGGATCATCAGTATTAAAAGGTATTACAAGAGATACTGTCATAACTATTGCAAAAGATTTAGGTTACAAAGTACATGAAGAACGTATACCTAGAGAAAGATTATACACAGCTGATGAAGTATTCTTCACAGGTACCGCAGCTGAATTATCACCAATTAGATCTATTGATAAAATACAAATTGGTAAAGGAAAACGTGGCCCAGTAACCAAGAAAATACAGGAACACTTGTTTGATGTATTAAACAATAAAGTAGAAGATAAATACGGATGGTTAGATTTCATCTAA
- the ilvN gene encoding acetolactate synthase small subunit, which produces MSKIQKHTISILVENKPGVLQRVSGLFTRRNFNIDNITVGKTDDPALSRITITTTGDDQILEQITKQLNKLIEIIKVRELNPSTSIRRELALIKVHAPDEKTKSEIIQYTNIFRGHIVDVTEKSVTIEITGDPTKIKALTKLVRPYGIKETAKTGVTAITRGHKVL; this is translated from the coding sequence ATGAGTAAAATACAAAAACACACCATAAGCATATTAGTAGAAAATAAGCCAGGAGTACTACAAAGAGTTTCAGGACTATTCACAAGACGTAACTTTAACATAGATAATATAACAGTAGGAAAAACAGATGACCCAGCACTTTCACGTATAACAATAACAACAACAGGAGACGACCAGATACTGGAACAGATAACAAAACAATTAAACAAGCTAATAGAAATAATAAAAGTCAGAGAACTAAATCCAAGTACCAGTATAAGAAGAGAATTAGCACTGATAAAAGTACATGCACCAGATGAGAAAACAAAATCAGAGATAATACAGTACACCAACATCTTCCGCGGACATATAGTTGATGTTACAGAAAAATCAGTGACAATAGAGATAACAGGAGACCCAACAAAGATAAAGGCATTGACAAAATTAGTAAGACCCTATGGTATAAAAGAAACAGCAAAAACGGGTGTGACAGCAATTACACGGGGACATAAAGTATTATAA
- a CDS encoding CRISPR-associated protein Cas4, which translates to MKPLEFRDTEIRGRKHPAIDQVQIINNQTNFPISWLNTQGYCEYSLYLENFQHIKVKANKAMLRGTKVHNKLEENFKKDAVVKPLDEIISTSKTQEVLSREFFVMSESYGIRGYIDEIWLTPDSIVIIDDKPGSRAYYSMIHQVYAYCLAYKDSIGDDRKIEGALRTRGTDNIFWRHEFDEEAENEIIDLIEHVQNLIAGEDDFIPTTNPNKCRACRFNNACPNAQ; encoded by the coding sequence ATGAAGCCATTAGAATTTAGAGATACAGAAATACGTGGAAGAAAACATCCTGCAATTGACCAGGTTCAGATTATAAATAATCAGACAAACTTTCCTATCAGTTGGTTAAATACTCAGGGGTATTGTGAATATTCCCTGTATTTAGAAAACTTTCAGCATATTAAAGTTAAAGCAAATAAAGCAATGCTAAGGGGTACAAAGGTACATAATAAACTTGAAGAGAACTTTAAGAAGGATGCGGTTGTTAAGCCATTAGATGAGATAATATCAACATCAAAGACACAGGAAGTTCTCTCCAGGGAATTTTTTGTCATGAGTGAATCCTATGGTATAAGAGGGTATATTGATGAAATATGGCTTACTCCAGATAGTATTGTTATAATAGATGATAAACCAGGTAGTAGAGCTTATTATTCAATGATTCATCAGGTATATGCATATTGTTTAGCATATAAGGATTCTATTGGTGATGATAGGAAAATTGAGGGAGCACTTAGAACTAGAGGTACTGATAATATATTTTGGCGTCATGAATTTGATGAGGAAGCTGAAAATGAGATAATAGATCTTATAGAACATGTGCAGAATTTAATTGCAGGTGAAGATGACTTTATTCCAACAACTAATCCGAATAAGTGTCGCGCATGTAGATTTAATAATGCATGTCCTAATGCACAATAA
- a CDS encoding methanogenesis marker 12 protein: protein MNYYMGMDHGTTAVSFEIIDENKEEVTYIQLNRNKLSRKEVSFKDTLQEKVDIKKIKLLAMTYAMGDAITKITPLGQVKNRGIQSIHGAGKVTGGGSNVYTDIESLKIPAVLIPGLHSDCEFLDDRFRASYSHCASSEKVSLTYYAYQTTGWKNMIIADISSNTVCILVENGEIKGAIDACLGAMGFIHGPLDLSMIREIDEGKKTANECFSHAGISKIADVNSKINNVKEDIIKKAVQKDKKGLLAIDSLVMSVVMEIYGLYGIMESDLDGIILTGSGGCMTTPINISGMIKEKVERLAPVRVLTSKSGAIGSSYIAYDIEKKGVDKVMGIDVIRK from the coding sequence ATGAATTACTATATGGGTATGGATCATGGAACAACAGCAGTATCCTTCGAAATAATAGATGAAAACAAAGAAGAGGTAACATATATTCAACTAAACAGGAATAAACTATCCAGAAAAGAAGTATCATTCAAAGATACACTTCAAGAAAAAGTAGATATAAAAAAAATAAAACTACTGGCAATGACCTATGCAATGGGTGATGCAATAACAAAAATAACACCGCTAGGACAAGTAAAAAACAGAGGAATACAATCAATACACGGTGCTGGAAAAGTAACAGGAGGAGGAAGTAACGTATACACAGACATTGAATCCCTAAAAATACCAGCAGTACTCATACCAGGACTACATTCAGACTGTGAATTCCTAGATGACCGATTCAGGGCAAGCTACTCACATTGTGCAAGTTCAGAAAAAGTAAGCCTAACCTACTACGCATATCAAACAACTGGATGGAAAAACATGATAATAGCAGATATTAGCTCAAACACTGTCTGCATACTGGTAGAAAATGGTGAAATAAAAGGTGCAATAGATGCATGTCTAGGAGCAATGGGATTTATACACGGTCCTCTAGACCTAAGCATGATACGGGAAATAGATGAAGGCAAGAAAACAGCAAATGAATGCTTTTCACATGCTGGAATATCAAAAATTGCAGATGTAAACAGTAAAATAAACAATGTGAAAGAGGATATAATAAAAAAAGCTGTTCAAAAAGATAAGAAAGGATTATTAGCAATAGATTCCCTTGTAATGAGTGTTGTTATGGAAATATATGGATTATATGGTATCATGGAATCTGACCTTGATGGTATTATCCTTACAGGTTCTGGAGGATGTATGACAACTCCCATCAACATAAGTGGTATGATAAAAGAAAAAGTTGAACGTCTAGCACCAGTACGGGTTCTTACAAGTAAAAGTGGTGCTATTGGAAGCAGTTATATTGCGTATGATATAGAAAAAAAGGGTGTGGACAAAGTCATGGGTATTGATGTGATTAGAAAATAA
- a CDS encoding acetolactate synthase large subunit, whose translation MNGSEALLKKLKENSTDTVFGYPGGVLLPLYDSIYDSDIRHILVRHEQAAAHAADGYARVSGKPGVCIATSGPGATNLITGIATANIDSSPIIALTGQVTTGIIGTDAFQEVDTVSLTMPITKENFQPRKSSILPQVVDEAYHIASTGRPGAVVIDLPKDVLEGEVTEHDMRKEFKVPGYKPTTKGNKKQIVHAVKTIQNAEKPIILAGGGVILANASNELAKFAKITNIPVATTLMGKGAISEDDELSLGLLGMHGLESTNHAVTDCDCLITIGCRFSDRTTGKVSEFAPNATKIQVDVDPAEIGKNVKIDIPIVGDAKIVLRDMISEIEDGNHDAWTNDVVAKRQAYVPKMTFNTTPLKPQDTIKEIMDSITPTTIVTTDVGQNQMWMAHYYKTRKPRTFISSGGLGTMGFGLPAAIGAQVAKPEENVLAVVGDGGFQMVSQELATIKDYDLPIVTVILDNRYLGMVYQWQVLYYNNRISQTKLSPRPDFVQLAKSYGIEGTKVEKPGELRETIQNALKSREPTVIDVVIDSDELLPMVPPGEKITKIVGEYKTED comes from the coding sequence ATGAACGGAAGTGAAGCACTACTAAAAAAACTAAAAGAAAATAGTACAGACACAGTATTTGGATATCCTGGAGGAGTACTACTGCCATTATATGATTCTATATATGATTCTGATATTAGACATATACTAGTAAGACACGAACAAGCAGCAGCACATGCGGCAGATGGATATGCAAGAGTATCCGGAAAACCAGGTGTATGTATTGCAACATCAGGTCCTGGAGCAACCAACCTAATAACAGGTATTGCAACAGCAAATATAGATTCATCACCAATAATAGCATTAACAGGACAGGTAACAACAGGAATCATAGGAACAGATGCATTCCAGGAAGTAGATACTGTAAGTTTAACCATGCCTATTACAAAAGAAAACTTTCAACCACGAAAATCAAGTATATTACCGCAAGTAGTTGATGAAGCATACCATATAGCATCAACTGGAAGACCTGGAGCAGTTGTAATTGACCTACCAAAGGATGTTCTTGAAGGTGAGGTAACAGAGCATGATATGCGTAAGGAGTTTAAGGTACCAGGATACAAACCAACAACCAAGGGAAATAAGAAACAAATAGTTCATGCTGTAAAAACTATACAAAATGCAGAAAAACCTATAATACTTGCTGGTGGAGGAGTTATACTAGCAAATGCATCAAATGAATTAGCTAAATTTGCAAAGATTACAAACATACCAGTAGCCACTACTTTAATGGGAAAAGGAGCTATTTCAGAGGATGATGAATTATCCCTAGGATTACTTGGAATGCATGGACTTGAATCAACAAATCATGCTGTCACTGATTGTGATTGTCTAATAACTATTGGATGCAGATTCTCAGACCGTACAACAGGAAAAGTATCCGAATTCGCACCTAATGCTACAAAGATACAGGTTGATGTAGATCCGGCAGAGATAGGTAAAAATGTTAAAATAGACATTCCAATAGTTGGAGATGCAAAAATAGTTCTAAGAGACATGATATCTGAGATAGAAGATGGAAATCATGATGCATGGACAAATGATGTAGTAGCAAAAAGACAGGCATATGTACCTAAAATGACATTTAATACCACACCCTTAAAACCACAGGATACAATAAAAGAAATAATGGATTCCATTACACCAACAACCATTGTAACTACAGATGTAGGACAGAACCAGATGTGGATGGCACACTACTATAAAACAAGAAAACCACGAACATTCATATCATCCGGTGGACTGGGAACAATGGGATTCGGACTACCAGCAGCAATAGGAGCACAAGTAGCAAAACCAGAAGAAAATGTACTGGCAGTAGTTGGTGACGGAGGATTCCAAATGGTATCCCAGGAACTAGCAACAATAAAAGACTACGACCTACCTATTGTAACAGTTATATTAGATAACAGATACCTCGGAATGGTATACCAGTGGCAAGTACTATACTACAACAACAGAATATCACAGACAAAACTATCACCAAGACCAGACTTTGTACAACTAGCTAAATCATATGGCATAGAAGGAACAAAAGTAGAAAAACCAGGAGAATTAAGAGAAACAATACAAAATGCACTTAAATCAAGAGAACCAACAGTAATCGATGTAGTGATAGATTCAGATGAACTACTACCAATGGTACCACCTGGTGAAAAAATAACAAAAATAGTTGGAGAATATAAAACAGAGGACTGA
- the ilvC gene encoding ketol-acid reductoisomerase, with protein sequence MKVYYDDDVTTNVLKDKTIAVIGYGSQGHGQSLNMKDSGLNIVMGLREGGKSWNKAKEAGLTVKTIEEASKEADIIHILIPDEIQKDVYENQIKDNLEPGNTISFSHGYNIHFNRIRVPEDVNITMIAPKAPGSKVRETYLEGFGTPGLVAIEQDATGDAFDIAMEMAKAVGLTRAGVIETTYREETETDLFGEQAVLCGGLTALIQAGFETLVEAGYKPEMAYFETCHEMKLIVDLIYEKGFGNMWHDVSNTAEFGGLTRRDRIITDESKANMKEILKEIQNGTFATEFAVDSSNSYPKLLTQRRLEGEKQIEKVGKNLRIACGLEKEE encoded by the coding sequence ATGAAAGTTTATTATGACGATGACGTTACAACAAACGTATTAAAAGACAAAACCATTGCAGTAATAGGATACGGAAGCCAAGGACATGGACAATCCCTAAACATGAAAGATAGCGGATTAAACATTGTAATGGGTTTAAGAGAAGGCGGAAAATCCTGGAACAAAGCAAAAGAAGCAGGTTTAACAGTAAAAACAATCGAAGAAGCTTCTAAAGAAGCAGATATCATACACATCTTAATTCCTGATGAAATACAAAAAGATGTATATGAAAACCAAATCAAAGACAACCTTGAACCAGGAAACACAATTTCATTCTCACACGGATACAACATACACTTCAATCGTATAAGAGTACCTGAAGACGTAAACATCACAATGATTGCACCTAAAGCACCAGGATCCAAAGTAAGAGAAACATACCTCGAAGGATTCGGAACACCAGGTCTAGTAGCAATTGAACAAGATGCAACCGGAGACGCATTTGACATTGCAATGGAAATGGCAAAAGCAGTAGGACTCACAAGAGCAGGTGTAATTGAAACAACCTACAGAGAAGAAACAGAAACAGACTTATTCGGAGAACAAGCTGTATTATGTGGTGGATTAACAGCACTTATTCAAGCTGGATTTGAAACACTAGTAGAAGCAGGATACAAACCAGAAATGGCATACTTCGAAACCTGCCACGAAATGAAACTTATCGTAGATTTAATCTATGAAAAAGGATTCGGAAACATGTGGCATGATGTAAGTAACACCGCAGAATTCGGTGGATTAACAAGAAGAGATAGAATCATCACAGACGAATCAAAAGCAAACATGAAAGAAATCTTAAAAGAAATTCAGAACGGTACATTCGCAACTGAATTTGCTGTAGACTCTTCAAACTCCTATCCTAAACTCTTAACACAAAGAAGATTAGAAGGAGAAAAACAAATCGAAAAAGTAGGTAAAAACCTAAGAATCGCATGTGGATTAGAAAAAGAGGAATAA
- the ilvN gene encoding acetolactate synthase small subunit has translation MNSTRKHTISILVENKPGVLQRVSGLFTRRNFNIDNITVGKTDDPALSRITITTTGDDQILEQITKQLNKLIEIIKVRELKPGNTIRRELALIKVHAPDEKTKSEIIQYTNIFRGHIVDVTEKSVTIEITGDPTKIKALTKLVRPYGIKETAKTGVTAITRGHKTL, from the coding sequence ATGAATAGTACACGTAAACATACAATTAGTATACTAGTAGAGAATAAGCCGGGAGTACTACAAAGAGTTTCAGGACTATTCACAAGACGTAACTTTAACATAGATAATATAACAGTAGGAAAAACAGATGACCCAGCACTTTCACGTATAACAATAACAACAACAGGAGACGACCAGATACTGGAACAGATAACAAAACAATTAAACAAGTTAATAGAAATAATAAAAGTCAGAGAACTTAAACCAGGGAATACTATTCGTAGAGAACTGGCATTGATAAAAGTACATGCACCAGATGAGAAAACAAAATCAGAGATAATACAGTATACCAACATCTTCCGCGGACATATAGTTGATGTTACAGAAAAATCAGTGACAATAGAAATAACAGGAGACCCAACAAAGATAAAGGCATTGACAAAACTAGTAAGACCCTATGGTATAAAAGAAACAGCAAAAACAGGTGTGACAGCAATTACACGGGGACATAAAACGTTGTGA
- a CDS encoding acetolactate synthase large subunit gives MKGSELLIKKLKENGTDTIFGYPGGVLLPFYDALCESDINHILVRHEQAAAHAADGYARASGKVGVCLATSGPGATNTITGVATAHMDSSPIVLLTGQVATNLIGKDVFQEVDTIGITMPISKHNYQPRSADKIPEVVDKAYYIASTGRPGPVVIDLPTNALKEEISLDNIKPNTQTPGYKPTTKGNKKQIKKAIEIINDSKKPLILAGGGVILSNASEELIKFAKLTEIPIATTLMGKGVISEEDPLSLGMIGMHGIQSTNKALTECDCLIAIGCRFSDRSVSNMDKFATNATKIQIDIDPAEIGKTIKIDVPIVGDAKITLNEFIKEVEFPDRTNWTKELTKIRQNSVENISYDEVPLKPQQTIKELMEAVTPDTIITTDVGQNQMWMAHYYKTRKPRTFISSGGLGTMGFGLPAAIGAQVAKPEENVVSIVGDGGFAMVSQELATIKENDLPIVVCILNNRYLGMVAQLQKLFNKHVYATKLTDTPDFVKLAEAYKLKGERVEKPGELKEAVQNALKSREATVIDVVINPDELLPIVPPGSRLDCMKTEFH, from the coding sequence ATGAAAGGTAGTGAACTATTAATTAAGAAATTAAAGGAAAATGGTACAGATACTATCTTTGGATACCCTGGAGGAGTACTACTGCCATTTTACGATGCCCTATGTGAATCAGATATTAATCATATTCTCGTAAGACATGAACAAGCAGCAGCTCATGCAGCGGATGGATATGCAAGAGCATCAGGAAAAGTGGGTGTGTGCCTAGCAACATCAGGTCCGGGAGCAACCAATACAATCACAGGCGTGGCAACTGCTCATATGGATTCTTCACCAATAGTATTGTTAACAGGACAAGTAGCTACAAATCTCATTGGAAAAGATGTATTTCAAGAAGTAGATACTATTGGAATCACAATGCCTATTAGTAAACACAATTATCAGCCAAGAAGTGCAGATAAAATACCAGAAGTGGTGGATAAAGCATATTATATTGCTTCAACAGGTAGACCAGGTCCTGTAGTTATAGATTTACCTACTAATGCTCTTAAAGAGGAAATATCATTAGATAATATTAAACCAAATACTCAGACACCAGGATATAAACCTACTACTAAAGGAAATAAAAAACAGATAAAAAAGGCAATTGAAATAATTAATGATTCAAAAAAGCCTTTGATACTTGCTGGTGGAGGAGTTATATTATCTAATGCATCTGAGGAATTAATTAAATTTGCTAAACTAACTGAGATTCCAATTGCAACTACTTTAATGGGAAAAGGAGTAATTTCAGAGGAAGACCCCTTATCTCTTGGAATGATTGGAATGCATGGAATACAATCCACAAACAAAGCATTAACGGAATGTGATTGTCTAATAGCTATTGGATGCAGGTTTTCAGATCGTAGTGTCAGCAACATGGATAAATTTGCAACAAATGCTACAAAGATTCAGATAGATATAGACCCTGCAGAAATCGGTAAAACAATTAAAATAGATGTTCCAATAGTAGGTGATGCAAAAATCACGCTAAATGAATTTATTAAAGAAGTAGAATTTCCAGACAGAACTAATTGGACAAAGGAACTTACAAAAATAAGACAGAACTCTGTAGAAAATATTAGCTACGATGAAGTTCCATTAAAACCTCAGCAGACAATTAAAGAATTGATGGAAGCTGTAACCCCTGACACAATAATAACTACAGATGTAGGACAGAACCAGATGTGGATGGCACACTACTATAAAACAAGAAAACCACGAACATTCATATCATCCGGTGGACTGGGAACAATGGGATTCGGACTACCAGCAGCAATAGGAGCACAAGTAGCAAAACCAGAAGAAAATGTTGTATCTATTGTAGGTGATGGCGGATTTGCAATGGTATCTCAGGAATTAGCAACAATAAAAGAAAATGATCTACCAATTGTAGTATGTATTCTAAATAACAGATACCTTGGAATGGTAGCACAGCTACAGAAATTATTCAACAAACACGTATATGCTACAAAACTAACAGATACTCCTGACTTTGTAAAACTAGCCGAAGCATACAAACTTAAAGGAGAAAGAGTAGAAAAACCAGGAGAACTAAAAGAAGCAGTGCAAAATGCACTTAAATCAAGAGAAGCTACTGTGATAGATGTTGTAATAAATCCAGATGAATTATTACCTATTGTACCACCAGGTAGCAGACTTGATTGTATGAAAACAGAATTTCATTAA